One stretch of Pseudomonas azotoformans DNA includes these proteins:
- a CDS encoding hydroxymethylglutaryl-CoA lyase: MKRLYLQEVATRDGFQNEKSFIDTEQKIALIDALSQCGYAKIEVTSFTSPKAIPALRDAEAVMAGIQRQSGVEYTVLVPNVRGAERALGCGIDEANLVMSVSEPHNRSNLRMTREQSFAQLREVVGVIGRGPVAVNVSLSTVFGCPMQGDVPVDEVLAWVGRFAELGVRGVTLCDTTGMAYPTQVETLSRQVRERFPELQLTLHFHNTRGMALANTLGALQAGIERFDASLGGLGGCPYAPGASGNVCMEDLVHMLDLMGYDTGLHLDRVLAASARLPGLIGHATPSQILKAGKRLDLHPIPAHVHSLSQQVAHHD, from the coding sequence ATGAAACGCCTGTACCTGCAGGAAGTCGCCACCCGTGACGGCTTCCAGAACGAAAAGAGCTTTATCGACACCGAGCAGAAAATCGCCCTGATCGATGCGCTGAGCCAGTGCGGCTACGCCAAGATCGAAGTGACCTCGTTCACCTCGCCCAAGGCCATCCCCGCGTTGCGTGACGCCGAGGCGGTGATGGCCGGGATCCAGCGCCAAAGCGGCGTGGAATACACGGTGCTGGTGCCCAACGTGCGGGGTGCCGAACGGGCACTGGGCTGTGGCATCGACGAGGCCAACCTGGTGATGTCGGTGAGCGAGCCGCATAACCGTTCCAACCTGCGCATGACCCGCGAACAGTCGTTCGCCCAGCTCAGGGAAGTGGTGGGGGTGATCGGGCGTGGGCCGGTGGCGGTCAATGTGTCGCTGTCCACGGTGTTCGGCTGCCCGATGCAGGGGGATGTGCCGGTCGACGAGGTGCTGGCCTGGGTCGGGCGGTTCGCCGAGCTGGGTGTGCGCGGCGTTACGCTGTGCGACACCACCGGGATGGCCTATCCGACGCAGGTGGAGACTTTGTCACGGCAGGTGCGCGAACGCTTTCCCGAGCTGCAACTGACCCTGCATTTCCATAACACCCGGGGTATGGCGCTGGCCAATACCCTGGGGGCGTTGCAGGCCGGGATCGAGCGCTTCGACGCGTCGCTTGGCGGCCTCGGCGGCTGCCCTTATGCCCCCGGCGCGAGCGGCAACGTCTGCATGGAGGACCTGGTGCACATGCTCGACCTGATGGGCTATGACACCGGCCTGCACCTGGACCGCGTACTGGCGGCGTCCGCCCGGTTGCCGGGGCTGATCGGCCATGCCACCCCCAGCCAGATCCTCAAGGCCGGCAAGCGCCTGGACCTGCATCCCATTCCTGCACACGTGCACAGCCTCAGCCAACAGGTAGCCCACCATGATTGA
- a CDS encoding VOC family protein, with protein MIDHLDHLVLTTIDLAACTDFYTRVMGLRLETFGNGRIAFRFGNQKINVHERGHEFEPKAHLPVPGALDLCFIASVSLDAVVSHLNTQAWPIIEGPVLRTGVTGPIRSVYVRDPDLNLIEISEQVPA; from the coding sequence ATGATTGATCATCTCGACCACCTGGTCCTCACCACAATTGACCTTGCCGCCTGCACAGACTTCTACACCCGCGTCATGGGCCTGCGCCTGGAGACCTTTGGCAATGGCCGCATCGCTTTCCGTTTCGGCAACCAGAAAATCAATGTGCACGAGCGTGGGCATGAGTTCGAGCCCAAGGCCCACCTGCCGGTGCCGGGTGCGCTGGACCTGTGCTTTATCGCCAGTGTCTCGCTGGACGCGGTGGTCAGTCATTTGAACACCCAGGCCTGGCCGATCATCGAAGGCCCGGTGCTGCGTACTGGCGTGACCGGGCCGATCCGCTCGGTGTATGTGCGTGACCCGGACCTGAACCTCATCGAAATCTCCGAGCAGGTGCCTGCATGA